The Sediminicola sp. YIK13 genomic sequence TCTTCTGGATGTGAAAGACCTTGGCCCACAAAAGATTTAATCTGTGGATATTTGGCGGCCAATTCTGGGGACATTATTGACCTTTCCACCACCTTAAAACCTTCCAATTCCCCCTTTTCATTTGGGAAATACAGAATTTTTGAGGGTGCACCTTGCTTTGCAGTCGGAAGTTCCTTGTTAAATTCGGTTTCCCTCAAAGAAAACATTGCTGCCTTCCCCATATCCAGTTGAGGCAACGATTTTGCAGAAACTGGTGCTCTTGAAGTCTCCCTTTCCCAGTAGTTGGTCTGTGCCGAACCGTAAAAGGAAAGAAATAATATGGTAATTGAAAAAACAAGATGTAATTTTGTATTCATCAAGAGGGTCAGTTATAGTTTCAAAAATAAGCCTTTTTATTATTTATTATTCGTGAATACAGTTCAAAGCATTTCCAAATACGACAAAAAACATCCTACGGCCATAACCATAGGTACTTTCGATGGAGTTCACATTGGTCACCGTAAGATACTGGAACGTCTCATAAATAATGCCAAATTATTAAATTTAAAATCCACGGTACTTACTTTTTTCCCACACCCTAGGATGGTATTGCAGCAACATGCCGATATAAAACTGTTGAATACCATAGAGGAAAAAACTAAAATTTTAAAGGAAACCGGCCTTGACAATCTCATTATCCATCCCTTTACCAAAGAATTTTCCAGGCTATCGGCCACAGAATTCGTTCAGGATATTTTGGTCGATGCCCTTGGCACCAAAAAGATCATCATTGGATACGACCATCGCTTTGGAAGAAATAGAAATGCCAATATCACGGATTTGATCGAATTTGGCAAAACGATGGATTTTGATGTAGAGGAAATCCCGGCTCAAGAAATAGAAGATGTATCCGTCAGCTCCACAAAAATCAGAAATGCCCTTTTGGAGGGAGATATTGAAACTGCCAACATCTATTTAGGCTATCCCTATATGTTAACCGGGACCGTCTCCAAAGGTAAAGGGTTGGGAAGACAAATAAATTTCCCTACGGCCAATCTTCATATTCCCGAAGAGTACAAACTGATTCCAAAAAAAGGGGTTTATGTAGTAAAGAGTACCATTGCTGGGCGAACCGTTTACGGCATGATGAACATAGGGTACAACCCTACGGTCTCGGGCACAGAAAAAAGTATTGAAATCCACTTTTTCGATTTTGAAAACGATTTGTACGACAAAAAATTACAGATTGATGTCCTGGAGCGCATCCGGGATGAACATAAATTTGATACTTTAGAGGAACTAAAGGCCCAGCTGCAGATTGATAAACAAACGTCCCTGGCCATAATATCAAAATAGATGTGGGATAAATTTCTTTTCAAAAGAATAGACAATAGCCCCTTACTCATCTTCCGTATATTTTTTGGTGTCCTAATCAGTTTGGAATGTTACGGAGCCATCATCACTGGATGGGTCAAAAGAACACTAATAGATCCACAATTTACCTTTACTTTCATAGGATTTGAATGGTTGCAACCCTTACCGGGTCTTGGCATGTACGTATATTTTTTTGCCATGGGTACCTTGGGGATTTTTATTGCCCTAGGCTATAGGTACAGATTTAGCATCATCTCCTTTACCCTATTGTGGACTGCCGTTTACCTAATGCAGAAGACATCTTACAACAATCATTACTATTTGTTGATTTTGATTTCTGCGATCATGATTTTTTTACCGGCAAATGCGGACTACGCTTTGGATGCTAAAAAAGACCCCGTCAAGCGCACCCAAACCATGGCAGCTTATGTAAAATGGGTCATTGTATTTCAACTTTTTATAGTGTATACCTTTGCCGCCATCGCGAAAATGTACGGGGATTGGTTAGACTTTGGTTTTATCAAGGTGCTGATGGCCCCTAAAGCCGATTATGCTATAATCGGTGGCCTGCTACAACAACATTGGGTTCATGTTATTATTGGAAGTGTAGGTATTCTCTTCGATTTATTGATCGTACCGGCCCTTTTATGGAAACCAACGAGGAAAGTGGCCTTCGTTGCTGCCATTTTCTTCCATCTCTTCAATTCCATAGTTTTTCAGATCGGTATTTTCCCCTATCTGTCCATTGCTTTTATGGTATTTTTCTTTGAAGAGGAGACCATTAGGCGCATATTCTTTAAAAAAAGAAGACCCCTTCAAACCGATGAAATTCAAATTCCCCAAAATAGGATGCTGCTCCTTTCAGTTATTGGGATTTATTTTCTGATACAATTGGCACTACCAATTAGGCACCATTTTATCAAGGAAGATGTGCTATGGACCGAGGAGGGCCATCGGATGAGCTGGAGGATGATGCTTAGATCCAGAACAGGGACCATTAGTTTTAAGGTGGTCAACAAAGCAGATGGAAGCTTTAAAATTGCCAGCTTGGATGATTACCTTTCTAGATCCCAACAGCGTAAAATTGCGGCATATCCAGATTTTATTTGGCAATTTGCCCAACATCTAAAAAAAGAAGCTGCGGAAAACGGGAAGGAAGTTTCTATATATATTACCTCTAGAGTTAGCATCAATGGAAAATCGCTCAGAACATTTATAGACCCCAAGGTAGATATGGCTGCTGAGCCATGGCATCATTTTTCCCATCATAGCTGGATTATGCCCGCTCCCAAGCAACTTTCAAACTAAAGGGGAGCTTATTTTAACCTTCAGAAAACTTAAGCCTAAAACTCTGAAAGTAATTAAGAGTAATCCATTAAATTTGTGCCATCAAAATAATAATCAATGTTACAGCTACAAGCTATACGTGAGAATACGGCCGGAATTGTTACCGCCCTTAAAAAAAGAAATATAGATGCGGCCCCGCTTTTAGACAACATTATCCAATTGGATGAAAAGAGGAGAGCCCTGCAAACCAAATTAGATAACACTCTGGCAGAGTCCAACAAACTGTCCAAAGAGATCGGGATGCTATTTAAAAGTGGCAAGGCACAGGAAGCCAATGCCCTTAAAGAACAAACTGCAACCTTAAAGGAGAACTCCAAACAATTTTCCGAGGATTTGACCACGACGGCAGAGGAGCTTCAGACGTTGCTGTACCAAATACCCAATGTACCCCATGATTCGGTTCCTGCTGGTAGTTCGGAAGAGCACAATGAGGAAATCTTCAAGGAAGGGGATGTACCTGTATTATCCACTGAAGCTTTGCCCCATTGGGAGCTTGCCAAAAAATATGATATCATAGATTTTGAACTGGGCGTAAAAATAGCTGGAGCAGGATTCCCGGTGTACAAAGGCAAGGGAGCCAGACTACAACGAGCATTGATTGCCTATTTTTTGGACAAGAATACCGAGGCGGGTTACACAGAAATTCAGGTGCCCCATTTGGTTAACGAAGCCTCTGGTTTTGGTACAGGCCAATTACCCGATAAAGAAGGGCAAATGTACCATGTGGGAGAAGATGATCTTTATTTGATTCCGACCGCAGAAGTACCGGTTACCAATATTTTTAGGGATGTCATATTAAATGAAAGTGAATTCCCAATCCGATATACAGGTTATACCCCTTGCTTTAGAAGGGAAGCTGGAAGTTATGGTGCCCATGTTCGTGGCTTGAACCGCTTGCACCAATTTGACAAGGTGGAAATTGTTAGGGTAGAACATCCCAGCAAATCTTATGAGGCGCTGGACGGGATGGTAGAACACGTGAAAAATATTTTGAGAGATCTGAAACTACCCTATAGGATCTTACGACTTTGTGGTGGGGATTTAGGATTTACAGCTGCATTGACTTATGACTTTGAGGTGTTTTCCACGGCACAGGACAGATGGTTGGAAATAAGTTCTGTTTCCAATTTTGAGACCTATCAGGCAAACCGATTGAAATTGCGATTTAAGGATGAAACTGGAAAGAGTCAGTTCGCACACACTCTCAACGGTAGCTCTTTGGCGCTTCCCCGCGTCTTGGCGGGCATATTGGAGAACTACCAGACCCCGGAAGGCATAATGATTCCAGAAGTACTTCGTCCCTATACTGGTTTTGATAGGATAGATTAACATTAGAGAGCCAATCAAACAAAAGCCCGTACAATAAGTTCGGGCTTTTGTTTTAGAACCCCTTAACACCAACTTTCCATATTCTATGGTATATTTGAATAAAAATCCACAGTGCGACCGGTTCTACTAATAATTGCTCTTTTCTTCCTTCAGAACTCCTATTCCCAGGATGATTTCTTGGCGAAGCAGTATTTCAATGATGGTAGTTTTGAAAAGGCACTGATCTATTATCAAAAACTGGCGGAGAAAAATCCGAGACGTCCAGATTTTCTGGAAGGGCTTATTGCGTCCTACCAGCAATTGGAACGCTATGAAGAAGCCGAGAAATACTTGCTTCAAAGTATGCAAAAAGGCAATACCTACCCTACCCTCCTTATTGAACTGGGCCATAATTATGACTTACAAGGGCTTTCTGAATTAGCCTCGGAACAATATGAAAGGGCCTTG encodes the following:
- a CDS encoding bifunctional riboflavin kinase/FAD synthetase, with the translated sequence MNTVQSISKYDKKHPTAITIGTFDGVHIGHRKILERLINNAKLLNLKSTVLTFFPHPRMVLQQHADIKLLNTIEEKTKILKETGLDNLIIHPFTKEFSRLSATEFVQDILVDALGTKKIIIGYDHRFGRNRNANITDLIEFGKTMDFDVEEIPAQEIEDVSVSSTKIRNALLEGDIETANIYLGYPYMLTGTVSKGKGLGRQINFPTANLHIPEEYKLIPKKGVYVVKSTIAGRTVYGMMNIGYNPTVSGTEKSIEIHFFDFENDLYDKKLQIDVLERIRDEHKFDTLEELKAQLQIDKQTSLAIISK
- a CDS encoding HTTM domain-containing protein yields the protein MWDKFLFKRIDNSPLLIFRIFFGVLISLECYGAIITGWVKRTLIDPQFTFTFIGFEWLQPLPGLGMYVYFFAMGTLGIFIALGYRYRFSIISFTLLWTAVYLMQKTSYNNHYYLLILISAIMIFLPANADYALDAKKDPVKRTQTMAAYVKWVIVFQLFIVYTFAAIAKMYGDWLDFGFIKVLMAPKADYAIIGGLLQQHWVHVIIGSVGILFDLLIVPALLWKPTRKVAFVAAIFFHLFNSIVFQIGIFPYLSIAFMVFFFEEETIRRIFFKKRRPLQTDEIQIPQNRMLLLSVIGIYFLIQLALPIRHHFIKEDVLWTEEGHRMSWRMMLRSRTGTISFKVVNKADGSFKIASLDDYLSRSQQRKIAAYPDFIWQFAQHLKKEAAENGKEVSIYITSRVSINGKSLRTFIDPKVDMAAEPWHHFSHHSWIMPAPKQLSN
- the serS gene encoding serine--tRNA ligase is translated as MLQLQAIRENTAGIVTALKKRNIDAAPLLDNIIQLDEKRRALQTKLDNTLAESNKLSKEIGMLFKSGKAQEANALKEQTATLKENSKQFSEDLTTTAEELQTLLYQIPNVPHDSVPAGSSEEHNEEIFKEGDVPVLSTEALPHWELAKKYDIIDFELGVKIAGAGFPVYKGKGARLQRALIAYFLDKNTEAGYTEIQVPHLVNEASGFGTGQLPDKEGQMYHVGEDDLYLIPTAEVPVTNIFRDVILNESEFPIRYTGYTPCFRREAGSYGAHVRGLNRLHQFDKVEIVRVEHPSKSYEALDGMVEHVKNILRDLKLPYRILRLCGGDLGFTAALTYDFEVFSTAQDRWLEISSVSNFETYQANRLKLRFKDETGKSQFAHTLNGSSLALPRVLAGILENYQTPEGIMIPEVLRPYTGFDRID